The DNA window CCGCGACTACGCCCGCGACCACGAGCTGTCCGCCGACGGCCCGGCCACCATCCTCGGCAGCTCCGACCCGGCCTTCCGCGGCGACCCGTCCCGCTGGAACCCCGAGCAGCTGCTGGTCGGCTCGCTGTCGCAGTGTCACATGCTGTGGTACCTGCACCTGTGCTCGGTCAACGGCGTCGTCGTCACCGCGTACGTCGACCGCGCCACCGGCACGATGGCGGCAGGCGCGGAGGGC is part of the Nonomuraea coxensis DSM 45129 genome and encodes:
- a CDS encoding OsmC family protein, with the protein product MTRNHTYATVVTWTGDKGSGTTGYRDYARDHELSADGPATILGSSDPAFRGDPSRWNPEQLLVGSLSQCHMLWYLHLCSVNGVVVTAYVDRATGTMAAGAEGGRFTEVVLRPEVTVAAPEMAVKAAALHADAHKACFIAASVNFPVRHEPEVRAAT